The Caldisalinibacter kiritimatiensis genome has a window encoding:
- a CDS encoding Rne/Rng family ribonuclease, whose protein sequence is MNQIIIDCGLNQDRAAILENNDLVELYIEEDKNKRILGNIYKGRVVNVLQGMQAAFVDIGLEKNAFLYVKDAIPKDMLLNKDVDLKDISIRDVVKSGQELVVQVIKEPIGTKGARITTHITLPGRYLVLMPYTDYIGISRRIEDKEERDRLKKLADEIKPDDMGIILRTAANGVELNDLKEDLKFLVKIFTKIDRDKNLGFAPRVIYKDMDLVHRTVRDLFTDGIHKLIINDKEKYDSIVDLVELISPHLKSRVEYFDSSYDVFSYFGIDSMIKKALERKVWLKSGGYIVIDNTEALTSIDVNTGKYVGSIDLEDTVFKTNIEAAKEIAKQLRLRNIGGIIIIDFIDMNEEEDVKAVLECLEKELKKDRTKTTVLGITKLGLVEMTRKKARSRLSSKIQAKCPHCDGTGKVYSEHYIIKSIEKEVKRIKVHTNAEAVIFEINKFHYDKIVNNNKSYIDQLEEKYGIKVFLTSSIDIDINDLKVKSMGKLEYIKNIL, encoded by the coding sequence ATGAATCAAATTATTATAGATTGTGGTCTTAATCAGGATAGGGCAGCTATCCTTGAAAACAATGATTTGGTAGAACTTTATATAGAAGAAGATAAAAACAAAAGAATATTAGGTAATATATATAAAGGTAGGGTAGTAAATGTATTACAAGGGATGCAAGCGGCCTTTGTTGATATAGGTCTAGAAAAGAATGCATTTCTTTATGTAAAAGATGCTATACCTAAGGACATGCTACTAAATAAAGATGTAGATTTAAAGGATATATCAATAAGAGATGTAGTAAAGTCAGGGCAGGAGCTCGTGGTACAAGTAATAAAAGAGCCGATTGGAACCAAAGGGGCTAGGATTACTACTCACATAACGTTGCCTGGAAGATATTTAGTGCTTATGCCTTATACTGATTATATTGGAATATCACGTAGAATAGAGGATAAGGAAGAAAGAGATAGATTAAAAAAATTAGCTGATGAAATAAAACCTGATGATATGGGTATTATATTAAGAACAGCTGCCAATGGAGTAGAATTAAATGATTTAAAAGAAGACTTAAAATTTTTAGTTAAAATATTTACCAAGATAGATAGAGATAAGAATCTAGGTTTTGCACCTCGGGTAATATATAAAGATATGGACTTAGTTCACAGAACTGTTAGAGATTTATTTACCGATGGAATACATAAGCTAATAATAAATGATAAAGAGAAATACGATAGCATTGTGGACCTCGTAGAACTTATTTCGCCCCATCTTAAGTCAAGGGTTGAGTATTTTGATAGCAGCTATGATGTGTTTAGTTATTTTGGTATTGATTCAATGATAAAAAAGGCTCTAGAGAGGAAAGTGTGGCTTAAAAGCGGAGGATATATAGTAATAGATAATACGGAAGCCCTGACCTCAATAGATGTAAATACGGGTAAGTATGTAGGAAGCATTGATTTAGAGGATACTGTATTTAAGACAAATATTGAAGCAGCTAAAGAAATAGCAAAACAACTAAGGTTAAGAAATATTGGAGGTATTATAATTATAGATTTCATTGATATGAATGAAGAAGAGGATGTAAAAGCAGTATTAGAGTGTTTAGAGAAAGAACTAAAAAAAGATAGAACAAAGACAACTGTACTAGGAATAACTAAATTAGGACTTGTAGAAATGACAAGAAAAAAAGCTAGAAGCAGATTATCATCTAAAATACAAGCTAAATGTCCTCACTGTGATGGAACAGGAAAAGTATATTCAGAACATTATATTATAAAATCTATTGAGAAAGAAGTAAAAAGGATTAAAGTCCATACTAATGCTGAAGCTGTTATATTTGAAATTAATAAATTTCATTATGATAAAATTGTAAATAATAACAAATCATATATTGATCAACTTGAAGAAAAATATGGTATTAAAGTATTTTTAACTTCGAGCATAGATATTGATATAAACGACTTAAAAGTAAAGAGTATGGGAAAACTAGAATATATAAAAAATATATTATAA
- the rpmA gene encoding 50S ribosomal protein L27, with product MIKLNLQLFAHKKGVGSSKNGRDSESKRLGVKKADGQLVTAGNIIVRQRGTKIHPGNNVGRGGDDTLFAKIDGIVKFERKGKKRKQVSVYPVEALSKAE from the coding sequence ATGATTAAGTTAAATTTACAGCTGTTCGCTCATAAAAAAGGAGTAGGTAGTTCAAAAAACGGTCGTGACAGTGAATCTAAAAGACTAGGAGTAAAAAAAGCAGACGGTCAATTAGTTACAGCTGGTAATATCATAGTAAGACAAAGAGGAACTAAAATACACCCAGGAAACAATGTAGGTAGGGGTGGAGACGATACGCTATTTGCTAAAATAGATGGTATCGTTAAATTCGAGAGAAAAGGTAAGAAGAGAAAACAAGTTAGTGTATATCCAGTAGAAGCTTTATCAAAAGCAGAGTAA
- the rplU gene encoding 50S ribosomal protein L21 encodes MYAVVETGGKQYRVQEGDVIFVEKLNGSEGDDVKFDKVLLVSEEGDIKVGSPYVEGASVEGKILEQGKARKIIVFKYKPKKGYRKKQGHRQPYTKIQIEKITG; translated from the coding sequence ATGTATGCTGTAGTTGAAACAGGTGGAAAACAATACAGAGTTCAAGAAGGAGATGTAATCTTCGTAGAAAAGTTAAATGGAAGTGAAGGTGACGATGTTAAGTTTGATAAAGTTCTTTTAGTTTCAGAAGAAGGTGACATCAAAGTAGGAAGTCCATACGTAGAAGGTGCTTCTGTAGAAGGTAAAATACTTGAGCAAGGAAAAGCAAGAAAAATCATTGTGTTCAAGTATAAGCCTAAGAAGGGTTATAGAAAAAAACAAGGACATCGTCAACCATATACAAAAATTCAAATTGAAAAAATTACTGGATAG
- a CDS encoding ribosomal-processing cysteine protease Prp, whose product MTTIKILQNESGSIVGYTVNGHTGYAEAGKDIVCASISTLTQTTLIALNKVCGVKEEKLQYTVKDGYLKVSISEDINEQQRKKVSVVLETMIVGIEALLEDYSEYLTLEYGEV is encoded by the coding sequence ATGACTACAATAAAGATTTTACAAAATGAGAGTGGAAGTATAGTAGGCTATACTGTTAACGGGCACACTGGATATGCTGAGGCGGGGAAAGATATTGTATGTGCTTCTATATCTACCCTGACTCAGACGACGCTTATAGCATTGAATAAAGTGTGCGGAGTGAAAGAGGAAAAGCTCCAATATACTGTAAAAGATGGGTACTTAAAAGTAAGTATTTCTGAAGATATAAACGAGCAACAAAGAAAAAAAGTATCAGTTGTTTTAGAAACGATGATAGTAGGTATAGAGGCATTGTTAGAAGATTACTCAGAATATTTAACTCTCGAGTACGGGGAGGTGTAA
- a CDS encoding TIGR03936 family radical SAM-associated protein, giving the protein MIKIRAKFKKEKDMKYISHLDLMRMLQRAFRRADIPIKYSEGYNPHPKISLASALSLGISSTGEYMDIEMEKKINVDDFIKKLNNVLPEGVEIIKAEYVNNKKSLVSEISWAMYAIEFELYEGITKEDVEDNIKGFLEKAQIILKKKKKKRGRIVNREVNVREFIKDISILMFEDDRIVLKTNLKTGSRGNLKPQDLIKLLKKYTDISIVEDSIKIHRLELFVDSEKGIATPL; this is encoded by the coding sequence ATGATAAAAATAAGAGCTAAGTTTAAAAAGGAAAAGGATATGAAATATATTTCTCACTTAGATTTAATGCGAATGTTACAAAGAGCATTTAGAAGAGCAGATATTCCAATTAAATATAGTGAAGGATATAATCCACATCCTAAGATCTCACTTGCATCAGCTTTATCTTTAGGGATATCTAGCACAGGTGAATATATGGATATTGAAATGGAAAAAAAGATTAATGTAGATGATTTTATAAAAAAGTTAAATAATGTATTACCTGAGGGAGTAGAAATTATAAAAGCAGAGTATGTTAATAATAAAAAATCATTAGTTTCCGAAATAAGTTGGGCTATGTATGCTATAGAGTTTGAATTATACGAAGGAATTACTAAGGAAGATGTTGAAGATAATATAAAAGGGTTTTTAGAAAAAGCTCAAATAATTCTAAAGAAGAAAAAGAAAAAGAGAGGAAGAATAGTTAATAGAGAAGTTAATGTTAGAGAATTTATAAAAGATATATCTATTTTAATGTTTGAAGATGATAGAATAGTTCTAAAAACAAATTTAAAAACAGGTAGTAGAGGAAACCTAAAGCCACAAGATTTAATAAAATTACTTAAGAAATATACTGATATAAGTATAGTTGAAGATAGTATCAAGATACATAGATTAGAATTGTTCGTTGATAGTGAGAAAGGTATAGCAACACCTTTATAA